Proteins from one Chroococcidiopsis sp. CCMEE 29 genomic window:
- a CDS encoding FAD binding domain-containing protein has translation MLRSIGWSVHIYERSDHDLDSRGGGIVLQPDVIEAFQRVGISDQALGVVAHERYYLNSDGSIAQRMPMRQMLTSWNLLYGSMCRHFPSDHYHCGKYLTDIQPNGEQVTAIFADGTRDTADLLIGADGPNSTVRQRFLPDAHYRYVGYVAYRGLVNETELDEDAAALFTERFVFYQFPNSHILQYVIPGENESLVPGERRFNWVWYVNYDEATELPRILTDKENKRRDYSIPPGMLAPAVEQEMRSYADTVLAPPFQKLVAATQEPFVQGILDLGVPQMTFGRVALVGDAAFIPRPHTAASTAKAAANAIALADALVKHNHNVIKALPAWEPSQLAYGRQLVASGQQLGDRSQFSYGTSRFGENSDTLQQRV, from the coding sequence ATGCTGCGCTCTATTGGTTGGAGTGTCCATATTTACGAACGCTCTGACCACGATCTCGACAGTCGCGGTGGTGGCATTGTGCTACAACCTGATGTTATTGAAGCATTTCAACGTGTGGGCATTTCTGATCAAGCACTCGGCGTAGTAGCACATGAACGCTATTACTTGAACTCAGATGGCAGCATTGCCCAACGAATGCCGATGCGTCAAATGTTGACCTCTTGGAATTTGCTTTATGGTTCTATGTGTCGGCATTTTCCATCCGACCATTACCATTGCGGAAAATACTTGACCGATATTCAGCCAAACGGTGAACAGGTTACAGCAATTTTTGCTGACGGAACTCGTGACACAGCAGATTTATTGATCGGTGCCGATGGACCGAACTCGACCGTGCGACAACGTTTCCTACCGGATGCCCACTATCGTTATGTCGGATATGTCGCCTATCGGGGATTGGTTAACGAAACTGAACTTGATGAAGATGCCGCGGCTCTTTTTACAGAGCGATTTGTGTTCTACCAATTTCCCAACTCGCACATTCTTCAATATGTAATCCCTGGTGAGAATGAATCTCTGGTGCCTGGAGAACGCCGCTTTAACTGGGTCTGGTATGTCAACTACGATGAGGCGACAGAACTACCTCGTATTCTGACGGATAAGGAGAACAAACGCCGGGACTATTCTATTCCACCTGGAATGTTAGCACCAGCAGTTGAGCAGGAGATGCGATCATATGCCGATACGGTACTAGCTCCCCCATTTCAGAAGCTCGTTGCAGCAACTCAAGAGCCGTTTGTTCAGGGAATTTTGGATCTGGGAGTGCCACAAATGACGTTTGGACGGGTGGCGCTAGTTGGCGATGCTGCCTTTATTCCACGCCCCCACACAGCCGCTAGTACGGCGAAAGCGGCGGCAAATGCGATCGCTCTTGCTGATGCGCTAGTTAAACACAACCATAACGTTATTAAAGCGCTGCCAGCCTGGGAGCCAAGTCAATTAGCTTATGGAAGGCAACTTGTGGCATCCGGTCAGCAACTTGGCGATCGCTCTCAGTTTAGTTATGGAACAAGTCGATTTGGTGAAAATTCAGATACTCTGCAACAAAGAGTGTAG
- a CDS encoding peroxidase family protein, producing MQPFQQDDLYFAPRQTGTGKGQPEVESDFNMLFNLPSFAEGQDRRDLIHRIGELGKRRGPMDANDPKLTVTNPLNQSATNVDNRNFPEMTVGFTFWGQFLDHDITLEDSPLPTGDEWLDDAAIARKSSNNNLRSPFLDLDGVYGPDPGGIFIPADDPVGRLLYDRSFERFQDSAASIKFLMDRDAPWDVPRNSQLRALIGDPRNDENLIVSQFHLAFLKLHNRVMDHLTRQERAHHAQTGQRLFEDAPAKFREARKLVRWHYQYITVEQYLKVSLDTQVYDAVRAGGPTLFRARNPKGSPPKLPREFQVAAFRFGHSQVRPGYAPNRTFGAPIFDATINPNEADPNDLRGGVRAPRRFVEWDVFFDFGTLEIAPASSAGGSPVTRLKVKPNKAIDTVISTALFELPVAAALPGVNDAERTLAGRNLLRHIQFKVPSGQGVAAELGYPVLSPGNFPVDVRELGFHENTPLWYYILLEAQTQQGGARLGKVGSRIIAEVFFGLLERDPNSYWCHDKNWVPVLPRRTPPPAGGDPNEHQKGFNIVDFLTFAGVA from the coding sequence ATGCAACCGTTTCAGCAAGATGACCTTTACTTCGCGCCCCGTCAGACCGGAACAGGGAAGGGGCAGCCCGAGGTCGAGAGCGACTTCAACATGCTCTTCAACTTGCCTTCTTTCGCCGAGGGGCAGGACCGACGGGATTTGATCCACCGGATTGGCGAGTTGGGTAAGCGGCGGGGTCCGATGGACGCCAACGATCCGAAACTCACCGTCACTAATCCGCTGAACCAGAGTGCCACGAACGTCGATAACCGGAACTTCCCCGAGATGACCGTCGGGTTCACCTTCTGGGGTCAGTTCCTCGACCACGATATCACCCTGGAGGACTCGCCCCTGCCGACGGGGGACGAGTGGCTCGACGACGCCGCGATTGCTCGCAAGAGCAGTAACAACAACCTCCGGTCGCCGTTTCTCGACCTAGACGGCGTGTATGGTCCGGACCCGGGTGGGATCTTCATCCCAGCTGATGACCCAGTCGGCCGACTCCTGTACGACCGGTCGTTCGAGCGTTTCCAAGACTCGGCCGCGTCGATCAAGTTCCTGATGGACCGAGACGCGCCGTGGGATGTGCCTCGGAACAGCCAACTCCGGGCCCTGATCGGGGACCCTCGGAACGACGAAAACCTCATCGTCAGCCAGTTCCACCTGGCGTTCCTGAAGCTTCACAACCGGGTGATGGATCACCTGACCCGGCAGGAGCGGGCGCACCACGCCCAGACCGGGCAGAGACTGTTCGAGGATGCACCGGCCAAGTTCCGGGAGGCCCGTAAGCTAGTCCGGTGGCATTACCAGTACATTACCGTCGAGCAGTACCTGAAGGTGTCGCTTGACACGCAGGTATATGACGCGGTGCGGGCTGGCGGTCCCACGCTGTTCCGTGCCCGCAATCCGAAAGGATCCCCTCCTAAGCTGCCGCGGGAGTTCCAGGTGGCCGCATTCCGGTTCGGGCACAGCCAGGTCCGGCCTGGCTACGCGCCGAACCGGACGTTCGGAGCCCCCATCTTCGACGCCACGATCAACCCGAACGAAGCCGACCCAAACGACCTGCGGGGTGGCGTCCGGGCACCGCGGCGGTTCGTCGAGTGGGACGTCTTCTTCGACTTCGGGACCTTAGAGATAGCCCCGGCCTCGTCGGCCGGCGGGTCGCCGGTGACCCGGTTGAAGGTGAAGCCGAACAAAGCGATTGACACGGTCATCTCGACCGCACTGTTCGAACTCCCGGTCGCAGCTGCCTTGCCAGGCGTGAACGACGCCGAAAGGACGTTAGCCGGCCGGAACCTGCTCAGGCACATCCAATTCAAGGTCCCGTCCGGGCAGGGGGTGGCGGCCGAACTAGGTTACCCCGTCTTGTCCCCAGGGAACTTCCCCGTCGACGTGAGGGAGCTCGGGTTCCACGAGAACACTCCACTTTGGTACTACATCCTGCTGGAGGCCCAAACCCAGCAGGGTGGAGCTCGGCTAGGGAAGGTCGGCAGCCGGATTATTGCTGAGGTGTTCTTCGGGCTGCTGGAGCGGGACCCGAACTCCTACTGGTGTCACGACAAGAACTGGGTGCCTGTCTTGCCGCGGAGGACCCCGCCACCTGCTGGGGGGGATCCCAACGAGCATCAAAAGGGGTTCAATATTGTAGATTTCCTCACGTTCGCGGGGGTCGCTTAG
- a CDS encoding tetratricopeptide repeat protein: MKRQRQEVLALVSRSSIAALSAFLLYVGVASAQPARSNASELILSQALSPQEREELEQLREERRMQAQTQAEVNRTLGRATSVFNILLGILILLLGAEIAALLLLRRAAIQEIVTRVKEHLQDLGDLEGQIARARADVKTSLQEVDAIAQTVGSEAENFQQEIGRERENLSRLVSSLTQSKDQIINQLETQLKSSTQKLEQLELEFISQLSGLQSGTQKQQELVLHNLEKSEQEVAAQLSKLQADAQQQKDLILENLEQIKSNFAPQLAELQSDAQQQQQQVLGNLKQLTLQFTAHLSDLQIAAQQHKNVTFESLEQIKSNFAPQLAELQSNAQQQQQQVLENLKKSEQEFATQLADLQATAQQQKNLVLNSLKDLKSEFAPQLSQLQLDTQKQQKQVLENLKKLEREFNTQLSVLRTNALQQKQLTLKDLEELKSEFAPQLSQLQSDAQQQQEQVLETLKQLEAEFTTHLSELQAAAQQQKDFILENLEQIKSDFNPELSQLQLDSQKQVQQKRDSILKSLERLESEFTGQLSQLSSGADGQKDLTIQNLEKIESEFAAQMSELESNAQAQKDTILQQLAEISPEFIADSFVSEVQKQIQDLTEKIEFLKSHHPQLFLTPEDYVNQGNMLFSEGRYEEAITQYNQAVETQADNPDVWYQRGMALKELRQYEEAITSFDKVLKLKPDQSVAWYQRGIILKELRQHEAAIASFDKAVKLQPEDYKAWLGRGLTLVRLKQYEDAITSYDKALKLKSDYHEAWVNRGVVLGILGRHQEAFTSFDRAVKFQPDDFVAWLNRGLALEELEQYEDAIASYDKALKLKPDSTKAWDKRGYVLVQLGRDPEAIASFNKALELSPDYPSAYYNKASCYALQGEVELALENLQQAIKLNPSYREEASTDITLDLLWEEEWFRQLIEG, encoded by the coding sequence ATGAAGCGCCAGAGACAAGAAGTCTTAGCATTGGTATCGCGAAGCAGTATTGCCGCCCTTTCCGCTTTCCTGCTATATGTTGGAGTTGCCAGTGCTCAACCTGCGCGCTCGAACGCTTCAGAACTGATTCTGAGCCAAGCTCTTTCGCCTCAAGAACGGGAAGAACTAGAGCAACTGCGCGAAGAACGACGAATGCAGGCGCAAACCCAAGCCGAAGTGAATCGCACCTTGGGTCGAGCGACAAGCGTGTTCAATATTTTGCTCGGCATCCTGATTTTACTGCTAGGAGCTGAGATTGCTGCATTATTGCTGCTGCGACGTGCCGCGATTCAAGAAATCGTAACTAGAGTGAAAGAACACCTACAGGATTTGGGAGACTTAGAAGGTCAAATCGCCAGAGCTAGGGCAGATGTTAAAACTAGCCTGCAAGAAGTTGATGCGATCGCACAGACAGTAGGGAGTGAAGCAGAAAATTTTCAACAGGAGATAGGCAGAGAAAGAGAAAATTTATCTAGGCTTGTCTCTTCCCTTACTCAATCAAAAGACCAAATTATTAACCAACTAGAGACACAACTCAAATCCTCTACCCAAAAGCTAGAACAATTGGAGTTGGAGTTTATTTCTCAACTCTCTGGGTTGCAGTCCGGTACTCAAAAACAACAGGAGCTAGTGCTTCATAACTTAGAAAAATCAGAACAGGAGGTTGCTGCTCAGCTTTCTAAGTTACAGGCAGATGCTCAACAACAAAAGGATCTCATTCTAGAAAATCTAGAACAAATCAAGTCAAACTTTGCACCGCAACTTGCTGAATTACAATCGGATGCTCAACAGCAACAGCAGCAAGTGCTGGGAAACCTCAAACAATTAACGTTGCAGTTCACTGCTCACCTTTCTGATCTGCAAATAGCTGCTCAACAACACAAGAATGTTACCTTTGAAAGTTTAGAACAAATCAAGTCAAACTTTGCACCGCAACTTGCTGAATTGCAATCGAATGCTCAACAGCAACAGCAGCAAGTGCTGGAAAACCTGAAAAAATCAGAGCAGGAATTTGCTACTCAGCTTGCCGATCTACAGGCGACTGCTCAACAACAGAAGAATCTCGTTCTTAACAGTCTAAAAGACCTAAAATCTGAATTTGCTCCGCAACTTTCTCAATTACAATTAGATACTCAAAAACAACAGAAACAGGTGTTGGAAAACCTGAAAAAACTAGAGCGTGAGTTTAATACTCAGCTTTCTGTGTTGCGGACAAATGCTCTACAACAAAAGCAACTAACTCTTAAAGATTTAGAAGAACTAAAATCTGAATTTGCTCCGCAACTTTCTCAATTACAATCAGATGCACAACAACAACAGGAGCAAGTACTGGAAACCCTCAAACAATTGGAGGCTGAATTCACTACTCACCTGTCTGAGTTGCAGGCGGCTGCTCAACAACAAAAAGACTTCATTCTAGAAAACCTAGAACAAATCAAGTCTGACTTTAATCCGGAACTCTCTCAATTACAGTTGGATAGCCAAAAGCAGGTTCAACAGAAAAGAGATTCTATATTAAAAAGTTTAGAACGTCTAGAGTCTGAGTTTACTGGACAACTTAGCCAATTGAGTTCGGGAGCAGACGGACAGAAAGATTTAACAATTCAGAATTTAGAAAAAATAGAGTCTGAATTTGCTGCTCAAATGTCTGAGTTAGAGTCGAATGCTCAAGCCCAAAAAGATACTATTCTCCAACAACTGGCTGAGATTTCTCCTGAATTCATAGCAGATTCTTTTGTTTCTGAAGTCCAGAAACAAATCCAAGACCTGACAGAAAAAATTGAATTTTTAAAATCTCACCATCCTCAGTTGTTTTTGACCCCTGAGGATTATGTCAACCAGGGAAATATGTTGTTCTCTGAGGGACGCTATGAAGAGGCGATCACTCAATACAACCAAGCAGTTGAAACTCAGGCTGATAACCCTGATGTTTGGTATCAGCGGGGTATGGCGCTGAAAGAATTACGACAGTATGAGGAGGCGATCACCTCGTTCGACAAAGTTTTGAAACTCAAGCCCGATCAATCCGTCGCCTGGTATCAGCGAGGCATTATCCTGAAAGAATTGCGACAGCACGAAGCAGCGATCGCCTCGTTTGATAAAGCAGTTAAACTTCAACCCGAAGACTACAAAGCCTGGCTCGGTCGAGGTCTGACTTTGGTAAGATTAAAGCAGTACGAAGATGCGATCACCTCGTATGATAAAGCCCTGAAACTAAAATCTGACTATCATGAAGCTTGGGTCAATCGGGGTGTGGTGCTAGGGATTTTAGGACGGCATCAAGAAGCTTTCACGTCTTTTGATCGGGCAGTCAAATTTCAACCTGATGACTTTGTTGCTTGGTTAAATCGAGGCTTAGCCCTAGAGGAGTTGGAACAATACGAAGATGCGATCGCCTCGTATGACAAAGCCTTGAAACTTAAGCCTGACTCTACCAAAGCTTGGGACAAGCGAGGTTATGTACTGGTGCAGCTAGGTCGCGATCCAGAAGCGATCGCTAGCTTTAATAAAGCCCTGGAGCTTAGCCCAGATTATCCCAGTGCTTACTATAATAAAGCAAGCTGTTATGCTCTACAGGGTGAAGTTGAATTAGCCCTGGAAAACTTGCAACAGGCGATCAAATTGAATCCCAGCTATCGGGAAGAGGCAAGCACTGACATAACTCTTGATCTACTGTGGGAGGAGGAGTGGTTCCGGCAGTTGATTGAAGGATAG
- a CDS encoding ABC transporter permease, producing MDFLESVSMAGRTLSANKLRSGLTMLGIIIGNASVIAMVSVGQGAQRFVNQQFQSLGTNLLFVVPGVERGSQAGAIAPNSLVLSNSLVLADAQAIKEQVPSVLEVAPEKTDSFWVTWGSQDTQVTVTGTTPEYTSVRNSAVAQGQFFSDVDVQRNNRVSVLGAETARTLFGNRTPLGEKIRIRNLSFRVIGVMAPKGAALGRNQDEALFVPITTMANQLSGRRRRSPTVQTIAVSARDQSSTSAAQFQITNLLRLRHKIRGEDDFTVRSQQDLLQTADNITGIAIIVLATTASISLLVGGIGIMNIMLVSVTERTQEIGLRKAIGATCNDVLLQFTIEAVILSTVGGLFGIALGVGGTLVVAALTPIEAVISPVAIVVAVGVSGAIGLGFGVVPARSAARLDPILALRS from the coding sequence ATCGATTTTCTCGAAAGTGTCAGCATGGCAGGGCGAACGCTAAGCGCAAATAAACTGCGCAGCGGTCTGACGATGCTGGGCATCATCATTGGCAATGCCTCAGTGATTGCTATGGTCTCCGTGGGTCAGGGAGCCCAGCGATTCGTCAATCAGCAATTTCAGTCTCTGGGGACGAATCTGCTCTTTGTGGTACCCGGTGTAGAGCGAGGGTCGCAAGCGGGAGCGATCGCGCCCAATAGTCTGGTACTATCTAATAGTCTGGTACTAGCTGATGCTCAGGCGATTAAGGAGCAGGTGCCTTCAGTCCTTGAAGTCGCTCCAGAGAAAACCGATAGCTTTTGGGTAACTTGGGGGAGCCAGGATACACAAGTCACAGTGACAGGTACTACGCCTGAATACACCAGTGTCCGTAACTCTGCCGTGGCGCAAGGTCAGTTTTTTAGTGACGTGGATGTGCAGCGCAACAACCGAGTCTCAGTCTTGGGAGCCGAAACTGCTCGCACGCTGTTTGGCAATCGAACCCCCCTTGGGGAGAAAATTCGCATCCGGAACCTGAGCTTTCGTGTGATTGGGGTCATGGCACCCAAGGGTGCAGCTTTGGGTCGCAACCAAGATGAGGCTCTGTTCGTACCAATTACTACAATGGCTAACCAGCTATCGGGGCGAAGGCGTCGGAGTCCAACCGTGCAAACAATCGCGGTCTCAGCCCGCGATCAGTCAAGTACCAGCGCTGCCCAATTTCAGATTACGAACCTGCTGCGCTTGCGCCATAAGATTCGGGGTGAAGATGACTTCACTGTCCGCAGCCAGCAGGACTTGTTACAGACGGCAGACAATATCACGGGAATTGCGATCATTGTACTGGCTACAACTGCGAGTATATCACTGCTGGTAGGCGGCATTGGTATTATGAACATCATGCTAGTGTCTGTGACCGAACGGACTCAGGAAATCGGTCTGCGCAAAGCGATTGGTGCAACTTGCAACGATGTGCTCCTCCAATTTACAATCGAAGCCGTAATCTTATCTACTGTAGGTGGCCTTTTCGGCATCGCCCTGGGGGTTGGGGGTACTCTGGTAGTAGCTGCCTTGACTCCGATAGAAGCTGTTATCAGTCCAGTAGCGATCGTAGTAGCAGTGGGTGTTTCTGGAGCAATTGGTTTGGGCTTTGGTGTGGTTCCAGCCCGCAGTGCTGCTCGCCTTGACCCTATCCTTGCTTTGAGAAGCTAG
- a CDS encoding efflux RND transporter periplasmic adaptor subunit — protein sequence MKNFLVAGKKQSQKKWRWTLPLLAVLVLAGAGGVYTASRRAASDPDLSELTVPVQTQDLTVEIEVSGSVVPISTVNVSPKSAGQLAALYVDQGDQVKAGQIVARMDSENLKAQLAQAQAQLAQAQAEYKKVRTGSRSEEIGRARAQVAAAQAQAELNQERAKRYRSLARDGAISQDQLDEVLSGDRSARASLREAQQQLLELTRGSRSEDIESAAAQVKAAQAQVTQAQAQLDDTIIRAPFDGIVTQKYATVGAIVTPTTSASTTVSATSTSIVALASGLEIRVNVPETDITQVKNGQRVEIMADAYPDRTFEGRVRLIAPEAVVEQNVTSFQVRVQLVSGQSELRSGMNVDVTFIGERVSEALVVPTVAIVTRQGQTGVLVPDEQGKEQFRAVTVGLTQDGQTRVLKGLRQGERVFIDFPGGKAPSAFSNGNREQVQ from the coding sequence GTGAAAAATTTCCTAGTAGCTGGCAAAAAACAGTCTCAAAAAAAGTGGCGCTGGACGTTGCCGCTATTAGCAGTTCTAGTACTGGCGGGGGCTGGTGGAGTCTACACTGCTTCACGCCGTGCTGCCTCTGACCCAGATCTCTCTGAACTGACAGTACCCGTGCAGACTCAAGATTTAACAGTTGAGATTGAGGTCAGTGGCAGCGTGGTTCCAATCTCAACTGTCAATGTCAGCCCGAAGTCAGCTGGACAACTGGCAGCTCTCTACGTTGACCAAGGCGATCAGGTCAAAGCTGGGCAGATCGTCGCTCGCATGGATTCTGAAAACCTCAAGGCGCAACTGGCTCAAGCCCAGGCACAGCTAGCTCAAGCCCAGGCTGAGTACAAAAAAGTCCGCACTGGCAGCCGCAGCGAGGAAATCGGCAGAGCCAGAGCCCAAGTCGCAGCTGCTCAAGCACAGGCTGAGCTAAACCAAGAACGAGCCAAGCGATATCGTAGCTTAGCTCGGGATGGAGCCATTTCTCAAGACCAACTTGATGAAGTGCTCAGTGGCGATCGCAGCGCCCGTGCTAGTTTACGAGAGGCTCAACAGCAACTGCTGGAACTGACTAGGGGGTCGCGCTCTGAGGATATCGAATCTGCCGCAGCACAGGTAAAGGCTGCTCAGGCTCAGGTCACTCAAGCTCAGGCGCAGCTGGATGACACGATCATTCGTGCTCCCTTCGATGGCATCGTGACGCAGAAGTATGCAACTGTTGGAGCGATTGTCACGCCCACCACATCTGCTTCAACCACGGTGTCGGCAACTTCCACTTCGATTGTCGCTCTAGCTTCAGGGCTGGAAATCAGAGTGAATGTGCCTGAAACTGACATTACCCAGGTGAAGAACGGTCAGCGCGTCGAGATTATGGCCGATGCTTATCCCGATCGCACCTTTGAAGGACGGGTGCGCCTGATTGCCCCCGAAGCAGTGGTTGAGCAAAATGTTACCTCCTTTCAGGTGCGCGTGCAGTTAGTGAGCGGACAGTCAGAACTGCGCTCTGGCATGAATGTTGACGTGACCTTTATTGGGGAACGTGTGTCGGAGGCGCTGGTGGTACCTACAGTTGCCATTGTCACCCGTCAAGGGCAGACAGGCGTGCTAGTACCGGATGAGCAGGGCAAGGAGCAATTTCGAGCTGTTACTGTGGGCTTGACCCAAGATGGTCAGACCCGTGTTCTCAAGGGCTTGAGGCAAGGTGAGCGAGTATTCATTGACTTTCCAGGAGGCAAAGCCCCCAGTGCTTTTAGCAACGGCAATCGGGAGCAGGTTCAATGA
- a CDS encoding exopolysaccharide biosynthesis polyprenyl glycosylphosphotransferase, protein MSTHKRLGIFSSAVWDKAPVLEVRESWSYTAQLIGKRVIDFIGAGLGLLFLSPLMLGIALLIRLDSQGPIFFCQPRLGRGGKPFIVWKFRTMEVNAEKRLQELEQLNESEGGVLFKMKEDPRVTRIGKFLRRTSLDELPQLFNVLQGHMSLVGPRPLQLRDSDLASKANPDVFAKRLTVMPGVTGLWQVSGRSEVAFDHMLHLDIHYIEHWSLLLDLRIIWRTIQIVVTSKGAY, encoded by the coding sequence ATGTCTACGCACAAACGTCTAGGAATCTTCAGCAGTGCAGTCTGGGATAAAGCACCAGTCCTAGAAGTGCGCGAGTCGTGGAGCTATACAGCTCAATTGATCGGCAAACGAGTTATTGACTTTATAGGGGCTGGGTTAGGATTACTTTTCCTCAGTCCGCTAATGCTAGGAATTGCCCTGCTCATCCGCCTAGATTCGCAAGGACCTATCTTCTTTTGCCAGCCAAGGCTAGGCCGCGGCGGGAAACCTTTTATAGTGTGGAAATTCCGGACTATGGAGGTAAACGCGGAGAAGCGTCTTCAGGAGTTAGAGCAGCTCAACGAGTCAGAAGGGGGAGTACTCTTCAAGATGAAAGAAGATCCACGAGTGACACGTATCGGCAAATTTCTGCGACGCACAAGTTTAGATGAGTTGCCACAACTATTCAACGTGTTGCAAGGTCACATGAGTTTGGTAGGTCCGCGTCCCCTGCAATTACGAGATTCTGACTTGGCAAGCAAAGCAAATCCAGATGTCTTCGCTAAGCGTTTGACAGTGATGCCAGGTGTGACTGGATTGTGGCAAGTGAGCGGACGCAGTGAGGTAGCCTTTGACCATATGCTGCACTTAGATATTCACTACATCGAACATTGGTCTTTATTGCTAGATCTGCGTATTATCTGGCGAACTATCCAAATCGTTGTTACAAGTAAAGGCGCTTACTAG